Proteins from one Impatiens glandulifera chromosome 2, dImpGla2.1, whole genome shotgun sequence genomic window:
- the LOC124925497 gene encoding uncharacterized protein LOC124925497 isoform X2 yields the protein MKGNYTTSSLKSPADALERPVKVDELISSSTDGQTSSNRIVFFDNDIGIWKCRCCSWTYRKGTPWIDHIQDPTRNPRHRCIFCEIRGGEFKHLFSDIGPNDVQGLVFEKNVGDNGLFSTSVELDAQRIQSNGFNHQNEENHIDASNLDLGVQPVEKSSNGYSMNTSSPEITAASDEGSLMKETDSEKTEYDVERVLEKQNTHDLYCPNCRSCITRRVILRKRKRTVSISKELETEIVPYLDLDPTEDQGGKALDNKRLATTEKVTIHEGGSSSAANDSDRDNEPEMFRCLSCFSFFIPTGNGFRLFNLPGEKIAKENREKIDTISAPRKAWWHFMFHSDKVPNSETDNENLQKGDIGTSSELLSPSDSSNMPAKEETNKTELHDGIRIVPYPAKAPELFGKVIFNAGEKPDGAMDNGRAKEETNKTELHDGTIIVPFPAKAPGMIGKVIFNAGEKPDGAMDNDRGNEETNKTELHDGTSVLPYPAKAPEMIGKVTFNAGEKSDGAMDNDRANEETNKTELHDGTSIMPYPAKASGMIGKVIFNAGEKPDGAMDNDRGNEETNKTELHDGTSVVPYPAKAPEMIGQVIFNVGEKPDGAMDNGRFAMDHSSAQSGSTIVKHTGNIVPKHQQDGLKVLVNESFNPINPLVVEETVKGLNPNLAGQQDLDGVNLSSAKSDQELRDAAMEENIIGDLHPKKQFVEARHNDGSTIGDENSLNKSSTNSKPDQELRDAVMGKNTFGDLLPKEQVVEVKYNDGSSIEDENSLNKNSTYCLNLSSAKEDSELRDAIIEENILGDLLPNKQVVETRHNDGSAIEDENSPNETSTNFLHFGVSGYPVVGTKVDIHIEKPLKDDTDLSISIHNSSLLPDKKVTGTSDLKVVLENKDAGGGDTVIHIGDRPEFVALPSSRDVVETGAVQQTRQAEARGTNGLDIVKSIVYGGLIESITSLGIVSSAVGADAATLNIFALSIANLVGGIFLIIHNIWDLRAEHDATNTSTEATNTNVDGATSTLRKDRYLELLGCRENFWIQATVGILSFLIFGMIPPVTYGFSFRKSDDMDFKLAAVATASLLCIALLASGKAYIQRQPAKGYVKTVVYYIIMGFMASGISYVAGDLIKKLLEKLGLFESGEAAFNMSIIQTVPTETVGSSSY from the exons ATGAAAGGTAATTATACAACATCTTCGTTGAAGTCGCCGGCCGATGCACTAGAACGGCCTGTAAAGGTGGATGAACTGATATCCTCAAGTACAGATGGTCAAACAAGTTCGAATAGGATCGTCTTCTTTGATAATGATATTG GAATATGGAAATGTCGATGTTGCTCTTGGACCTACAGAAAAGGGACTCCTTGGATTGATCATATTCAGGACCCTACTAGAAATCCACGGCATCGATGTATCTTTTGTGAGATTCGAG GTGGTGAATTTAAGCATCTGTTCTCAGATATAGGACCTAATGATGTTCAAGGTCTTGTTTTTGAGAAAAACGTTGGAGATAATGGATTATTTTCCACTTCAGTGGAGCTTGATGCTCAAAGAATTCAGAGCAATGGCTTTAACCATCAAAACGAAGAGAACCACATTGATGCCAGCAATTTGGATCTTGGGGTTCAGCCTGTTGAAAAATCTTCTAATGGATACAGCATGAACACCTCTTCTCCTGAGATAACCGCAGCAAGTGATGAAGGTAGTCTCATGAAAGAGACTGACTCTGAAAAAACTGAATATGATGTTGAAAGGGTATTAGAGAAGCAGAACACCCATGATCTCTATTGCCCTAATTGTCGTTCTTGTATTACCAGAAGGGTTATTCTGCGGAAACGAAAACGGACTGTCTCTATTTCAAAAGAATTGGAAACCGAAATTGTACCTTATTTAGATCTTGATCCTACTGAAGATCAAGGTGGTAAGGCACTTGATAATAAGAGATTGGCTACAACTGAAAAGGTCACTATCCATGAAGGTGGTTCCTCATCAGCAGCCAATGATTCTGATCGAGATAATGAGCCAGAGATGTTCAGATGCTTGTCATGCTTTAGCTTTTTCATTCCGACAG GTAATGGTTTTAGACTATTTAATCTACCTGGAGAGAAAATTGCGAAGGAAAACAGAGAAAAAATTGACACAATATCAGCACCAAGGAAGGCCTGGTGGCACTTCATGTTTCACTCAGATAAGGTGCCAAACTCAG AAACTGATAACGAAAATCTCCAAAAAGGTGACATTGGAACGTCGAGTGAGCTTTTATCTCCTTCCGATTCTTCTAATATGCCAGCAAAAGAAGAAACTAACAAGACTGAATTGCATGATGGAATAAGGATTGTGCCTTATCCAGCCAAAGCCCCTGAATTGTTTGGAAAGGTCATATTTAATGCAGGAGAGAAACCAGATGGTGCAATGGATAATGGCAGAG CAAAAGAAGAAACTAATAAAACTGAATTGCATGATGGAACAATTATTGTGCCTTTTCCAGCGAAAGCCCCTGGAATGATTGGAAAGGTAATATTTAATGCAGGAGAGAAACCAGATGGTGCAATGGATAATGACAGAG gaaatgaagaaactaaTAAAACTGAATTGCATGATGGGACAAGTGTTTTGCCTTATCCAGCCAAAGCCCCTGAAATGATTGGAAAGGTAACATTTAATGCAGGAGAGAAATCAGATGGTGCAATGGATAATGACAGAG CAAATGAAGAAACTAATAAAACTGAATTGCATGATGGAACAAGTATTATGCCTTATCCAGCCAAAGCCTCTGGAATGATTGGAAAGGTAATATTTAACGCAGGAGAGAAACCAGATGGTGCAATGGATAATGACAGAG gaaatgaagaaactaaTAAAACTGAATTGCATGATGGAACAAGTGTTGTGCCTTATCCAGCCAAAGCCCCTGAAATGATTGGACAGGTCATATTTAATGTAGGAGAGAAACCAGATGGTGCAATGGATAATG GCCGGTTTGCAATGGATCATTCATCGGCACAATCTGGTTCCACCATTGTCAAGCATACTGGAAATATTGTACCTAAGCATCAACAAGATGGGCTAAAAGTTTTGGTTAATGAAAGTTTCAACCCTATCAATCCTTTAGTTGTGGAGGAAACAGTGAAAGGTCTGAATCCCAATCTGGCAGGACAACAGGATTTGGATG GTGTGAACCTCTCGTCAGCAAAATCAGATCAAGAACTCAGAGACGCGGCCATGGAAGAAAATATAATTGGAGATCTTCATCCTAAGAAACAATTTGTTGAAGCCAGACATAACGATGGATCAACAATTGGAGATGAAAACTCTCTTAACAAAAGTAGCACCAACT CAAAACCAGATCAAGAACTCAGAGATGCGGTTATGGGAAAAAATACATTTGGTGATCTTCTTCCCAAGGAACAAGTTGTTGAAGTCAAGTATAATGATGGGTCTTCCATTGAAGATGAAAATTCTCTTAACAAAAATAGCACCTACT GCTTGAACCTCTCGTCAGCAAAAGAAGATTCAGAACTCAGAGACGCgattattgaagaaaatatactTGGTGATCTTCTTCCCAACAAACAAGTTGTTGAAACCAGGCATAACGATGGATCTGCAATTGAAGATGAAAATTCTCCTAACGAAACTAGCACCAACT TTCTTCATTTTGGAGTTTCTGGATATCCTGTTGTTGGCACTAAGGTGGATATACATATTGAGAAACCCCTGAAAGATGATACGGATTTAAGTATATCCATTCATAATTCTTCACTGCTTCCTGATAAAAAAGTCACGGGTACATCAGATCTGAAAGTTGTCCTGGAAAATAAAGATGCAG GTGGTGGTGATACGGTTATTCACATAGGAGACCGGCCTGAGTTTGTAGCTCTTCCAAGCTCTCGTGATGTGGTTGAAACAGGAGCTGTACAACAAACCAGACAGGCTGAAGCTAGAGGCACTAATGGGCTGGACATTGTCAAGAGTATTGTATATGGTGGTCTGATTGAATCAATAACAAGCCTAGGCATTGTGTCATCAGCAGTCGGTGCTGATGCTGCTACAT TGAATATTTTTGCATTGTCAATTGCCAATTTGGTTGGTGGGATTTTTCTGATTATTCACAAT ATTTGGGACCTTAGAGCTGAACATGATGCTACAAACACTTCTACAGAAGCGACAAACACTAACGTTGATGGAGCCACCTCCACCCTTAGAAAAGATCGTTACCTCGAATTACTAGGCTGTAGAGAAAACTTCTGGATTCAAGCAACTGTTGGTATATTGTCGTTTCTAATATTTGGTATGATACCTCCTGTTACTTATGGCTTCTCTTTCCGTAAGAGTGATGATATGGATTTCAAATTAGCGGCAGTTGCCACAGCCTCTTTGTTATGCATCGCTCTACTTGCTTCTGGAAAAGCGTATATCCAGAGACAGCCAGCCAAGGGTTATGTTAAAACTGTAGTGTACTATATTATTATGGGATTTATGGCATCAGGCATTTCTTATGTAGCTGGTGATCTTATCAAGAAGCTGTTGGAGAAACTTGGTTTATTTGAGTCTGGTGAAGCAGCTTTCAACATGTCCATCATCCAGACAGTGCCAACAGAAACAGTGGGGAGTTCCTCGTATTAA
- the LOC124925497 gene encoding uncharacterized protein LOC124925497 isoform X8, with protein sequence MKGNYTTSSLKSPADALERPVKVDELISSSTDGQTSSNRIVFFDNDIGIWKCRCCSWTYRKGTPWIDHIQDPTRNPRHRCIFCEIRGGEFKHLFSDIGPNDVQGLVFEKNVGDNGLFSTSVELDAQRIQSNGFNHQNEENHIDASNLDLGVQPVEKSSNGYSMNTSSPEITAASDEGSLMKETDSEKTEYDVERVLEKQNTHDLYCPNCRSCITRRVILRKRKRTVSISKELETEIVPYLDLDPTEDQGGKALDNKRLATTEKVTIHEGGSSSAANDSDRDNEPEMFRCLSCFSFFIPTGNGFRLFNLPGEKIAKENREKIDTISAPRKAWWHFMFHSDKVPNSETDNENLQKGDIGTSSELLSPSDSSNMPAKEETNKTELHDGIRIVPYPAKAPELFGKVIFNAGEKPDGAMDNGRAKEETNKTELHDGTIIVPFPAKAPGMIGKVIFNAGEKPDGAMDNDRGNEETNKTELHDGTSVLPYPAKAPEMIGKVTFNAGEKSDGAMDNDRGNEETNKTELHDGTSVVPYPAKAPEMIGQVIFNVGEKPDGAMDNGRGRFAMDHSSAQSGSTIVKHTGNIVPKHQQDGLKVLVNESFNPINPLVVEETVKGLNPNLAGQQDLDGVNLSSAKSDQELRDAAMEENIIGDLHPKKQFVEARHNDGSTIGDENSLNKSSTNSKPDQELRDAVMGKNTFGDLLPKEQVVEVKYNDGSSIEDENSLNKNSTYCLNLSSAKEDSELRDAIIEENILGDLLPNKQVVETRHNDGSAIEDENSPNETSTNFLHFGVSGYPVVGTKVDIHIEKPLKDDTDLSISIHNSSLLPDKKVTGTSDLKVVLENKDAGGGDTVIHIGDRPEFVALPSSRDVVETGAVQQTRQAEARGTNGLDIVKSIVYGGLIESITSLGIVSSAVGADAATLNIFALSIANLVGGIFLIIHNIWDLRAEHDATNTSTEATNTNVDGATSTLRKDRYLELLGCRENFWIQATVGILSFLIFGMIPPVTYGFSFRKSDDMDFKLAAVATASLLCIALLASGKAYIQRQPAKGYVKTVVYYIIMGFMASGISYVAGDLIKKLLEKLGLFESGEAAFNMSIIQTVPTETVGSSSY encoded by the exons ATGAAAGGTAATTATACAACATCTTCGTTGAAGTCGCCGGCCGATGCACTAGAACGGCCTGTAAAGGTGGATGAACTGATATCCTCAAGTACAGATGGTCAAACAAGTTCGAATAGGATCGTCTTCTTTGATAATGATATTG GAATATGGAAATGTCGATGTTGCTCTTGGACCTACAGAAAAGGGACTCCTTGGATTGATCATATTCAGGACCCTACTAGAAATCCACGGCATCGATGTATCTTTTGTGAGATTCGAG GTGGTGAATTTAAGCATCTGTTCTCAGATATAGGACCTAATGATGTTCAAGGTCTTGTTTTTGAGAAAAACGTTGGAGATAATGGATTATTTTCCACTTCAGTGGAGCTTGATGCTCAAAGAATTCAGAGCAATGGCTTTAACCATCAAAACGAAGAGAACCACATTGATGCCAGCAATTTGGATCTTGGGGTTCAGCCTGTTGAAAAATCTTCTAATGGATACAGCATGAACACCTCTTCTCCTGAGATAACCGCAGCAAGTGATGAAGGTAGTCTCATGAAAGAGACTGACTCTGAAAAAACTGAATATGATGTTGAAAGGGTATTAGAGAAGCAGAACACCCATGATCTCTATTGCCCTAATTGTCGTTCTTGTATTACCAGAAGGGTTATTCTGCGGAAACGAAAACGGACTGTCTCTATTTCAAAAGAATTGGAAACCGAAATTGTACCTTATTTAGATCTTGATCCTACTGAAGATCAAGGTGGTAAGGCACTTGATAATAAGAGATTGGCTACAACTGAAAAGGTCACTATCCATGAAGGTGGTTCCTCATCAGCAGCCAATGATTCTGATCGAGATAATGAGCCAGAGATGTTCAGATGCTTGTCATGCTTTAGCTTTTTCATTCCGACAG GTAATGGTTTTAGACTATTTAATCTACCTGGAGAGAAAATTGCGAAGGAAAACAGAGAAAAAATTGACACAATATCAGCACCAAGGAAGGCCTGGTGGCACTTCATGTTTCACTCAGATAAGGTGCCAAACTCAG AAACTGATAACGAAAATCTCCAAAAAGGTGACATTGGAACGTCGAGTGAGCTTTTATCTCCTTCCGATTCTTCTAATATGCCAGCAAAAGAAGAAACTAACAAGACTGAATTGCATGATGGAATAAGGATTGTGCCTTATCCAGCCAAAGCCCCTGAATTGTTTGGAAAGGTCATATTTAATGCAGGAGAGAAACCAGATGGTGCAATGGATAATGGCAGAG CAAAAGAAGAAACTAATAAAACTGAATTGCATGATGGAACAATTATTGTGCCTTTTCCAGCGAAAGCCCCTGGAATGATTGGAAAGGTAATATTTAATGCAGGAGAGAAACCAGATGGTGCAATGGATAATGACAGAG gaaatgaagaaactaaTAAAACTGAATTGCATGATGGGACAAGTGTTTTGCCTTATCCAGCCAAAGCCCCTGAAATGATTGGAAAGGTAACATTTAATGCAGGAGAGAAATCAGATGGTGCAATGGATAATGACAGAG gaaatgaagaaactaaTAAAACTGAATTGCATGATGGAACAAGTGTTGTGCCTTATCCAGCCAAAGCCCCTGAAATGATTGGACAGGTCATATTTAATGTAGGAGAGAAACCAGATGGTGCAATGGATAATGGTAGAG GCCGGTTTGCAATGGATCATTCATCGGCACAATCTGGTTCCACCATTGTCAAGCATACTGGAAATATTGTACCTAAGCATCAACAAGATGGGCTAAAAGTTTTGGTTAATGAAAGTTTCAACCCTATCAATCCTTTAGTTGTGGAGGAAACAGTGAAAGGTCTGAATCCCAATCTGGCAGGACAACAGGATTTGGATG GTGTGAACCTCTCGTCAGCAAAATCAGATCAAGAACTCAGAGACGCGGCCATGGAAGAAAATATAATTGGAGATCTTCATCCTAAGAAACAATTTGTTGAAGCCAGACATAACGATGGATCAACAATTGGAGATGAAAACTCTCTTAACAAAAGTAGCACCAACT CAAAACCAGATCAAGAACTCAGAGATGCGGTTATGGGAAAAAATACATTTGGTGATCTTCTTCCCAAGGAACAAGTTGTTGAAGTCAAGTATAATGATGGGTCTTCCATTGAAGATGAAAATTCTCTTAACAAAAATAGCACCTACT GCTTGAACCTCTCGTCAGCAAAAGAAGATTCAGAACTCAGAGACGCgattattgaagaaaatatactTGGTGATCTTCTTCCCAACAAACAAGTTGTTGAAACCAGGCATAACGATGGATCTGCAATTGAAGATGAAAATTCTCCTAACGAAACTAGCACCAACT TTCTTCATTTTGGAGTTTCTGGATATCCTGTTGTTGGCACTAAGGTGGATATACATATTGAGAAACCCCTGAAAGATGATACGGATTTAAGTATATCCATTCATAATTCTTCACTGCTTCCTGATAAAAAAGTCACGGGTACATCAGATCTGAAAGTTGTCCTGGAAAATAAAGATGCAG GTGGTGGTGATACGGTTATTCACATAGGAGACCGGCCTGAGTTTGTAGCTCTTCCAAGCTCTCGTGATGTGGTTGAAACAGGAGCTGTACAACAAACCAGACAGGCTGAAGCTAGAGGCACTAATGGGCTGGACATTGTCAAGAGTATTGTATATGGTGGTCTGATTGAATCAATAACAAGCCTAGGCATTGTGTCATCAGCAGTCGGTGCTGATGCTGCTACAT TGAATATTTTTGCATTGTCAATTGCCAATTTGGTTGGTGGGATTTTTCTGATTATTCACAAT ATTTGGGACCTTAGAGCTGAACATGATGCTACAAACACTTCTACAGAAGCGACAAACACTAACGTTGATGGAGCCACCTCCACCCTTAGAAAAGATCGTTACCTCGAATTACTAGGCTGTAGAGAAAACTTCTGGATTCAAGCAACTGTTGGTATATTGTCGTTTCTAATATTTGGTATGATACCTCCTGTTACTTATGGCTTCTCTTTCCGTAAGAGTGATGATATGGATTTCAAATTAGCGGCAGTTGCCACAGCCTCTTTGTTATGCATCGCTCTACTTGCTTCTGGAAAAGCGTATATCCAGAGACAGCCAGCCAAGGGTTATGTTAAAACTGTAGTGTACTATATTATTATGGGATTTATGGCATCAGGCATTTCTTATGTAGCTGGTGATCTTATCAAGAAGCTGTTGGAGAAACTTGGTTTATTTGAGTCTGGTGAAGCAGCTTTCAACATGTCCATCATCCAGACAGTGCCAACAGAAACAGTGGGGAGTTCCTCGTATTAA
- the LOC124925497 gene encoding uncharacterized protein LOC124925497 isoform X10, which yields MKGNYTTSSLKSPADALERPVKVDELISSSTDGQTSSNRIVFFDNDIGIWKCRCCSWTYRKGTPWIDHIQDPTRNPRHRCIFCEIRGGEFKHLFSDIGPNDVQGLVFEKNVGDNGLFSTSVELDAQRIQSNGFNHQNEENHIDASNLDLGVQPVEKSSNGYSMNTSSPEITAASDEGSLMKETDSEKTEYDVERVLEKQNTHDLYCPNCRSCITRRVILRKRKRTVSISKELETEIVPYLDLDPTEDQGGKALDNKRLATTEKVTIHEGGSSSAANDSDRDNEPEMFRCLSCFSFFIPTGNGFRLFNLPGEKIAKENREKIDTISAPRKAWWHFMFHSDKVPNSETDNENLQKGDIGTSSELLSPSDSSNMPAKEETNKTELHDGIRIVPYPAKAPELFGKVIFNAGEKPDGAMDNGRANEETNKTELHDGTSIMPYPAKASGMIGKVIFNAGEKPDGAMDNDRGNEETNKTELHDGTSVVPYPAKAPEMIGQVIFNVGEKPDGAMDNGRGRFAMDHSSAQSGSTIVKHTGNIVPKHQQDGLKVLVNESFNPINPLVVEETVKGLNPNLAGQQDLDGVNLSSAKSDQELRDAAMEENIIGDLHPKKQFVEARHNDGSTIGDENSLNKSSTNSKPDQELRDAVMGKNTFGDLLPKEQVVEVKYNDGSSIEDENSLNKNSTYCLNLSSAKEDSELRDAIIEENILGDLLPNKQVVETRHNDGSAIEDENSPNETSTNFLHFGVSGYPVVGTKVDIHIEKPLKDDTDLSISIHNSSLLPDKKVTGTSDLKVVLENKDAGGGDTVIHIGDRPEFVALPSSRDVVETGAVQQTRQAEARGTNGLDIVKSIVYGGLIESITSLGIVSSAVGADAATLNIFALSIANLVGGIFLIIHNIWDLRAEHDATNTSTEATNTNVDGATSTLRKDRYLELLGCRENFWIQATVGILSFLIFGMIPPVTYGFSFRKSDDMDFKLAAVATASLLCIALLASGKAYIQRQPAKGYVKTVVYYIIMGFMASGISYVAGDLIKKLLEKLGLFESGEAAFNMSIIQTVPTETVGSSSY from the exons ATGAAAGGTAATTATACAACATCTTCGTTGAAGTCGCCGGCCGATGCACTAGAACGGCCTGTAAAGGTGGATGAACTGATATCCTCAAGTACAGATGGTCAAACAAGTTCGAATAGGATCGTCTTCTTTGATAATGATATTG GAATATGGAAATGTCGATGTTGCTCTTGGACCTACAGAAAAGGGACTCCTTGGATTGATCATATTCAGGACCCTACTAGAAATCCACGGCATCGATGTATCTTTTGTGAGATTCGAG GTGGTGAATTTAAGCATCTGTTCTCAGATATAGGACCTAATGATGTTCAAGGTCTTGTTTTTGAGAAAAACGTTGGAGATAATGGATTATTTTCCACTTCAGTGGAGCTTGATGCTCAAAGAATTCAGAGCAATGGCTTTAACCATCAAAACGAAGAGAACCACATTGATGCCAGCAATTTGGATCTTGGGGTTCAGCCTGTTGAAAAATCTTCTAATGGATACAGCATGAACACCTCTTCTCCTGAGATAACCGCAGCAAGTGATGAAGGTAGTCTCATGAAAGAGACTGACTCTGAAAAAACTGAATATGATGTTGAAAGGGTATTAGAGAAGCAGAACACCCATGATCTCTATTGCCCTAATTGTCGTTCTTGTATTACCAGAAGGGTTATTCTGCGGAAACGAAAACGGACTGTCTCTATTTCAAAAGAATTGGAAACCGAAATTGTACCTTATTTAGATCTTGATCCTACTGAAGATCAAGGTGGTAAGGCACTTGATAATAAGAGATTGGCTACAACTGAAAAGGTCACTATCCATGAAGGTGGTTCCTCATCAGCAGCCAATGATTCTGATCGAGATAATGAGCCAGAGATGTTCAGATGCTTGTCATGCTTTAGCTTTTTCATTCCGACAG GTAATGGTTTTAGACTATTTAATCTACCTGGAGAGAAAATTGCGAAGGAAAACAGAGAAAAAATTGACACAATATCAGCACCAAGGAAGGCCTGGTGGCACTTCATGTTTCACTCAGATAAGGTGCCAAACTCAG AAACTGATAACGAAAATCTCCAAAAAGGTGACATTGGAACGTCGAGTGAGCTTTTATCTCCTTCCGATTCTTCTAATATGCCAGCAAAAGAAGAAACTAACAAGACTGAATTGCATGATGGAATAAGGATTGTGCCTTATCCAGCCAAAGCCCCTGAATTGTTTGGAAAGGTCATATTTAATGCAGGAGAGAAACCAGATGGTGCAATGGATAATGGCAGAG CAAATGAAGAAACTAATAAAACTGAATTGCATGATGGAACAAGTATTATGCCTTATCCAGCCAAAGCCTCTGGAATGATTGGAAAGGTAATATTTAACGCAGGAGAGAAACCAGATGGTGCAATGGATAATGACAGAG gaaatgaagaaactaaTAAAACTGAATTGCATGATGGAACAAGTGTTGTGCCTTATCCAGCCAAAGCCCCTGAAATGATTGGACAGGTCATATTTAATGTAGGAGAGAAACCAGATGGTGCAATGGATAATGGTAGAG GCCGGTTTGCAATGGATCATTCATCGGCACAATCTGGTTCCACCATTGTCAAGCATACTGGAAATATTGTACCTAAGCATCAACAAGATGGGCTAAAAGTTTTGGTTAATGAAAGTTTCAACCCTATCAATCCTTTAGTTGTGGAGGAAACAGTGAAAGGTCTGAATCCCAATCTGGCAGGACAACAGGATTTGGATG GTGTGAACCTCTCGTCAGCAAAATCAGATCAAGAACTCAGAGACGCGGCCATGGAAGAAAATATAATTGGAGATCTTCATCCTAAGAAACAATTTGTTGAAGCCAGACATAACGATGGATCAACAATTGGAGATGAAAACTCTCTTAACAAAAGTAGCACCAACT CAAAACCAGATCAAGAACTCAGAGATGCGGTTATGGGAAAAAATACATTTGGTGATCTTCTTCCCAAGGAACAAGTTGTTGAAGTCAAGTATAATGATGGGTCTTCCATTGAAGATGAAAATTCTCTTAACAAAAATAGCACCTACT GCTTGAACCTCTCGTCAGCAAAAGAAGATTCAGAACTCAGAGACGCgattattgaagaaaatatactTGGTGATCTTCTTCCCAACAAACAAGTTGTTGAAACCAGGCATAACGATGGATCTGCAATTGAAGATGAAAATTCTCCTAACGAAACTAGCACCAACT TTCTTCATTTTGGAGTTTCTGGATATCCTGTTGTTGGCACTAAGGTGGATATACATATTGAGAAACCCCTGAAAGATGATACGGATTTAAGTATATCCATTCATAATTCTTCACTGCTTCCTGATAAAAAAGTCACGGGTACATCAGATCTGAAAGTTGTCCTGGAAAATAAAGATGCAG GTGGTGGTGATACGGTTATTCACATAGGAGACCGGCCTGAGTTTGTAGCTCTTCCAAGCTCTCGTGATGTGGTTGAAACAGGAGCTGTACAACAAACCAGACAGGCTGAAGCTAGAGGCACTAATGGGCTGGACATTGTCAAGAGTATTGTATATGGTGGTCTGATTGAATCAATAACAAGCCTAGGCATTGTGTCATCAGCAGTCGGTGCTGATGCTGCTACAT TGAATATTTTTGCATTGTCAATTGCCAATTTGGTTGGTGGGATTTTTCTGATTATTCACAAT ATTTGGGACCTTAGAGCTGAACATGATGCTACAAACACTTCTACAGAAGCGACAAACACTAACGTTGATGGAGCCACCTCCACCCTTAGAAAAGATCGTTACCTCGAATTACTAGGCTGTAGAGAAAACTTCTGGATTCAAGCAACTGTTGGTATATTGTCGTTTCTAATATTTGGTATGATACCTCCTGTTACTTATGGCTTCTCTTTCCGTAAGAGTGATGATATGGATTTCAAATTAGCGGCAGTTGCCACAGCCTCTTTGTTATGCATCGCTCTACTTGCTTCTGGAAAAGCGTATATCCAGAGACAGCCAGCCAAGGGTTATGTTAAAACTGTAGTGTACTATATTATTATGGGATTTATGGCATCAGGCATTTCTTATGTAGCTGGTGATCTTATCAAGAAGCTGTTGGAGAAACTTGGTTTATTTGAGTCTGGTGAAGCAGCTTTCAACATGTCCATCATCCAGACAGTGCCAACAGAAACAGTGGGGAGTTCCTCGTATTAA